Proteins co-encoded in one Acidovorax sp. 69 genomic window:
- the glnT gene encoding type III glutamate--ammonia ligase codes for MKEFASKEFDYYLAQFVDIHGRPKAKLVPGKHKEMIFGAGAGFAGFAIAGMGMGPHGQEFMAVGDRADVRPMPWMPATAVVTCDGHVNGKPHALDSRVVAKKALAAFREVTGLEFFSGLEPEFFLLRKDDAGSYVVATESESLDKPCYDFRHLSTVSPFLMQLQSALAEAGIDVYQIDHEDANGQFEMNFTYAEGLKTADNLTYFKMAAQAIAKKHGMLCSFMPKPFAERSGSGLHMHMSAGKTFGDNAFEDASDPLGMSLSPLAYQFLGGLMANANALTAIAAPSVNSYKRLVKLGSRSGATWAPINIAWGDNNRTAFVRVPGGRLELRLPDAAANPYLLTAAIIYAGLDGIKRKLSPGEPCNENLYAMSSAELAKRGIKRLPTSLPDALDSLEQSTVLTQGLGEAFVREFLRVKHSECDDLMHNVSPAEFRRYVDFF; via the coding sequence ATGAAAGAGTTCGCCTCGAAAGAGTTTGATTACTACCTGGCGCAGTTTGTCGACATCCATGGCCGGCCCAAGGCCAAGCTGGTGCCGGGCAAGCATAAGGAGATGATCTTTGGAGCGGGCGCAGGCTTCGCAGGCTTCGCCATTGCAGGCATGGGTATGGGGCCGCATGGCCAGGAGTTCATGGCTGTAGGTGATAGAGCCGACGTGCGCCCAATGCCTTGGATGCCCGCCACAGCTGTCGTTACCTGCGATGGCCACGTGAATGGCAAGCCGCATGCGCTGGATTCTCGCGTGGTCGCTAAAAAGGCGCTGGCGGCTTTCCGTGAGGTGACGGGGCTCGAATTTTTTTCAGGCTTGGAGCCGGAATTCTTTCTGTTGCGCAAGGATGACGCAGGCAGTTACGTTGTGGCCACCGAGTCGGAGTCGTTGGACAAACCCTGCTATGACTTCCGCCATCTGTCCACCGTCTCGCCCTTTTTGATGCAACTGCAGTCTGCCCTCGCTGAGGCGGGTATTGATGTCTATCAGATTGACCATGAAGACGCCAACGGTCAGTTCGAGATGAACTTCACCTACGCCGAAGGACTAAAGACAGCGGACAACCTGACCTACTTCAAGATGGCAGCACAGGCAATTGCCAAGAAGCACGGCATGCTGTGCTCCTTCATGCCGAAGCCGTTTGCCGAGCGCTCGGGTAGCGGCCTGCACATGCACATGTCAGCCGGAAAGACGTTCGGCGACAATGCGTTTGAAGACGCGTCTGATCCGCTTGGCATGAGCTTGTCGCCGCTGGCCTACCAGTTCTTGGGCGGGTTGATGGCCAATGCGAACGCGCTCACGGCCATTGCCGCGCCTAGCGTAAACAGTTACAAGCGGCTGGTGAAGCTCGGCTCGCGGTCGGGGGCGACCTGGGCGCCGATCAACATCGCCTGGGGCGACAACAATCGCACGGCGTTTGTTCGCGTCCCTGGCGGGCGGCTTGAATTGCGTCTGCCGGATGCGGCGGCCAACCCTTACCTGCTTACTGCCGCGATTATTTACGCGGGCCTGGACGGTATCAAGCGCAAGTTGAGCCCTGGTGAGCCGTGCAACGAGAATCTGTATGCGATGAGCTCTGCTGAACTTGCAAAAAGAGGTATCAAACGCTTGCCGACTTCGCTGCCAGATGCGCTGGACTCCTTGGAGCAAAGTACCGTACTCACACAGGGCTTGGGCGAGGCCTTCGTGCGCGAGTTCCTTCGCGTGAAGCATTCGGAATGCGACGACCTGATGCACAACGTGTCGCCCGCGGAATTCCGCCGCTACGTTGACTTCTTCTGA
- the gcvPB gene encoding aminomethyl-transferring glycine dehydrogenase subunit GcvPB, whose translation MPVTFVSQTITELHRAGAASDVFAGSHPSMKPPLVPSFVSQRVAIGLPEVAEVDVVRHFTRLSQESHGVDNGPYPLGSCTMKYNPKRNDELARLPGFIDVHPLQDTDTLAGVWEMYERLQGMICEVTGMDACCLAPAAGAHGELAGLLVIRAHFAHKNNRRPIVLVPDSAHGTNPASAAMAGFECRIVPSDMKGRVDMVELRAMLTPDVAAFMLTNPSTLGLFEDQIVEIADTVHANGSLLYYDGANLNALMGIVRPGDMGFDVVHVNVHKTFSTPHGGGGPGAGPVAVKAELADYLPSPLAVRKNGVAHHNDARPLSIGRMKSFHGHVGVLLRTYGYLRTMGGAGLRAASENAVLNANYLQHQLAPMLPPVYNQFCKHETLLSGEKLNTSARQFAKRLIDYGIHPPTLVGAGCVYFPGDLKSAMLIEPTETETKASLDYQVGIFRRVFTEDATNEALVESAPLSRKIARIDLKN comes from the coding sequence ATGCCAGTCACCTTTGTATCCCAGACCATCACCGAGCTGCACCGCGCCGGTGCAGCCAGCGACGTGTTTGCCGGTAGCCACCCGTCCATGAAACCACCCCTTGTGCCTTCGTTCGTGAGCCAGCGCGTCGCTATTGGCCTGCCCGAGGTAGCCGAAGTCGACGTTGTGCGCCACTTCACGCGCCTGAGCCAGGAGTCGCACGGTGTGGACAACGGGCCTTATCCGCTCGGGTCATGCACGATGAAGTACAACCCCAAGCGCAATGACGAACTCGCTCGACTGCCGGGATTTATCGACGTGCACCCGCTGCAGGACACCGACACGCTTGCCGGCGTGTGGGAGATGTACGAACGCCTGCAGGGCATGATCTGCGAAGTCACGGGCATGGATGCTTGCTGTCTCGCGCCTGCGGCTGGCGCGCACGGCGAGTTGGCCGGTTTGCTGGTGATTCGCGCCCACTTCGCGCACAAAAACAACCGTCGCCCAATCGTGCTCGTGCCCGATTCCGCACACGGCACCAACCCGGCTTCCGCTGCGATGGCCGGCTTTGAATGCCGCATCGTGCCCTCCGACATGAAGGGCCGTGTTGACATGGTCGAGCTGCGCGCGATGCTCACACCCGATGTGGCGGCCTTCATGTTGACTAACCCGTCCACGCTAGGCCTGTTTGAAGACCAGATCGTGGAGATTGCCGACACCGTGCATGCCAACGGCTCACTGCTTTACTACGACGGTGCCAATTTGAACGCGCTAATGGGCATCGTGCGCCCAGGCGATATGGGCTTTGACGTGGTTCACGTCAATGTACATAAGACCTTCTCCACCCCCCACGGTGGTGGTGGTCCAGGCGCGGGTCCTGTGGCCGTGAAGGCTGAGTTGGCCGACTATCTTCCCAGCCCCTTGGCTGTGCGCAAGAACGGTGTGGCCCATCACAACGATGCCCGACCGCTTTCCATCGGTCGCATGAAAAGTTTTCATGGCCACGTCGGTGTGTTGCTGCGCACGTATGGTTACCTGCGCACCATGGGCGGCGCGGGCCTGCGCGCTGCGTCTGAGAACGCCGTGCTGAATGCCAACTACCTGCAGCACCAACTCGCGCCGATGCTGCCGCCCGTCTACAACCAGTTTTGCAAGCATGAAACGCTGTTGTCTGGCGAAAAGCTCAACACGTCCGCGCGCCAATTCGCCAAGCGGTTGATCGACTACGGAATTCACCCGCCGACCCTGGTAGGCGCTGGCTGTGTCTACTTTCCGGGTGACCTGAAGTCGGCGATGCTGATCGAGCCGACCGAGACGGAAACCAAAGCCAGCCTCGACTACCAGGTCGGCATCTTCCGCCGCGTGTTCACAGAAGACGCGACGAATGAAGCTTTGGTGGAGAGCGCACCGCTCAGCCGCAAGATCGCTCGTATCGATTTGAAAAACTGA
- the asnB gene encoding asparagine synthase (glutamine-hydrolyzing), whose protein sequence is MCGIAGVVNAMDVTKDDVWKMIDCIKYRGVDEQGVEALGRAVLGHARLAVVDPENGMQPMSSTDGKVWVVFNGEIFNFIELREQLKAKGYKFKSRCDTEVLVHLWCEKGEKMLTDLVGMFAFFIWDQRTETGMLARDRQGIKPCFYAPYEGGMAFASEMKAILALPKFERKVNETALGNVFTFNYCPPPETCFEGIRHLPPGTFIRYGADKFSEPVRYWSWPLDGPRVDATQEDLENALDEAIRLQMRFDVDGGLLLSGGVDSSVIATRLVPQWNRPQLDAIGLRIEDKGFSEYSYAQRVAADLDINLTALDIRPADIPEIAQQVVRHAEQPHGDFSFFLFFLLSRQAHQQGKIVMFTGDGPDEVMLGFRHNEQFFSEMTRANFPMRSYFDLISYTTEKDRRRMMSPEFFPHTQGALDKFMSIIEPFSDLEPMEQVAAYELTALMPGNNSVKGDRMGACWSIEARAPFLDHRVSEMFARLPVTSKFYRGVGKHFLKQMAERYFDHDFVFRPKTMPTLPIGEWIKGPLYTWARDILALPDGGRFDNKELHVMLDEHRSGLHNHTKQLRTLLMTKLWLQEFFPQTV, encoded by the coding sequence ATGTGTGGAATTGCTGGCGTAGTGAACGCCATGGACGTGACCAAGGACGACGTCTGGAAAATGATCGATTGCATCAAGTACCGCGGCGTCGACGAGCAGGGCGTTGAAGCTCTCGGGCGTGCGGTGCTGGGCCATGCACGACTTGCCGTAGTCGATCCGGAAAATGGCATGCAGCCTATGAGCAGCACCGACGGCAAGGTTTGGGTCGTGTTCAATGGCGAGATCTTCAACTTCATCGAACTGCGTGAACAACTCAAGGCCAAGGGCTACAAGTTCAAGTCGCGCTGCGACACCGAGGTATTGGTGCATCTATGGTGCGAAAAAGGCGAGAAAATGCTGACCGACCTCGTTGGCATGTTCGCCTTCTTCATTTGGGATCAGCGCACCGAGACCGGCATGCTTGCGCGCGACCGCCAGGGTATCAAGCCCTGCTTCTATGCGCCGTATGAAGGTGGAATGGCCTTCGCCAGCGAAATGAAGGCGATCCTCGCCTTGCCCAAATTCGAACGCAAGGTCAACGAGACTGCGCTGGGCAACGTCTTCACTTTCAACTATTGCCCCCCGCCTGAGACCTGCTTCGAAGGCATCCGTCATCTGCCACCAGGCACTTTCATTCGTTATGGCGCGGACAAGTTCTCTGAACCTGTGCGTTACTGGAGTTGGCCGCTGGACGGCCCGCGCGTGGATGCAACGCAAGAAGATCTGGAAAACGCGCTGGACGAAGCCATCCGCCTGCAAATGCGCTTTGATGTGGACGGCGGCCTGTTGCTGTCGGGTGGCGTTGACTCGTCTGTGATCGCAACGCGCCTGGTGCCGCAGTGGAATCGGCCGCAGTTGGACGCCATCGGCCTGCGCATTGAGGACAAGGGCTTCTCAGAATATTCCTATGCCCAGCGTGTGGCAGCCGACCTGGACATTAACCTCACGGCGTTGGACATCCGCCCAGCCGATATTCCCGAGATCGCTCAGCAGGTGGTGCGCCATGCTGAGCAGCCGCACGGCGACTTTTCGTTCTTCCTGTTTTTCCTGCTGTCGCGCCAGGCGCACCAGCAGGGCAAGATTGTGATGTTCACGGGTGATGGTCCCGACGAGGTGATGCTTGGCTTCCGCCACAACGAACAGTTTTTCTCAGAGATGACTCGCGCCAACTTTCCAATGCGCAGCTACTTTGACCTCATCAGCTATACGACGGAGAAAGACCGTCGCCGGATGATGAGCCCGGAATTTTTCCCGCACACCCAGGGTGCGCTCGACAAATTCATGAGCATCATCGAACCGTTCAGCGACCTCGAGCCGATGGAGCAGGTAGCGGCTTATGAGCTTACCGCGCTCATGCCCGGCAATAACTCTGTTAAGGGCGACCGCATGGGCGCCTGCTGGTCCATCGAAGCCCGGGCGCCGTTCCTGGACCACCGTGTGAGCGAGATGTTTGCGCGCCTGCCGGTGACGTCAAAGTTTTACCGGGGCGTTGGTAAGCATTTCCTCAAGCAGATGGCCGAGCGCTACTTTGACCACGACTTCGTATTTCGTCCCAAAACCATGCCCACCCTCCCGATCGGCGAGTGGATCAAGGGCCCGCTGTACACCTGGGCGCGTGACATCTTGGCGCTGCCGGACGGAGGCCGCTTTGACAACAAGGAACTGCACGTCATGCTGGACGAACATCGCAGCGGCCTGCATAACCACACCAAGCAACTGCGTACGCTTCTCATGACCAAGCTCTGGCTGCAGGAGTTCTTCCCGCAGACTGTGTGA
- a CDS encoding aldolase/citrate lyase family protein encodes MMDFLQITNDPVLARRCDAIPGMRLFVDLEINGKAERQAGRNTFISTHHLDDVGRIKAELHRSKLMVRVNPLHAGTAKELDAVLGQGADLVMLPMFHTPDELQAFSRMVAGRVPIVALLETAGALRSLDDWVNTPDLWEVFVGLNDLHLSLGCRFMFEPLAQGILDRLAVRVQSQGLRFGFGGIARLDEGLLPGRWVLAEHVRMGSEAVILSRTFHRGEAAVSYESQVRPLRLAERELQARTAHQMEADRLRTREAIEVIALGMEHAA; translated from the coding sequence ATGATGGATTTTCTTCAAATCACCAACGATCCCGTGCTGGCGCGCCGTTGCGACGCGATACCGGGCATGCGGTTGTTTGTCGATCTTGAGATTAACGGCAAGGCGGAGCGGCAGGCCGGGCGCAATACCTTCATCAGCACCCATCATCTCGACGATGTGGGGCGCATCAAAGCGGAGCTTCATCGGTCGAAATTGATGGTGCGAGTGAACCCGTTGCACGCGGGTACAGCCAAGGAACTGGATGCGGTTCTGGGCCAAGGGGCTGATTTGGTGATGCTGCCCATGTTTCACACTCCCGATGAGCTGCAGGCTTTCAGCCGCATGGTTGCGGGGCGTGTGCCTATCGTCGCGCTTTTGGAGACCGCGGGCGCACTTCGCTCTTTGGATGATTGGGTCAATACCCCCGATTTGTGGGAAGTGTTTGTGGGGCTGAACGACTTGCATCTTTCGCTGGGGTGCAGGTTCATGTTCGAGCCTTTGGCGCAGGGCATCCTTGATCGCCTTGCGGTCAGGGTCCAGTCGCAAGGCTTGCGTTTTGGTTTCGGCGGCATAGCGAGATTGGATGAGGGGTTGCTGCCAGGGCGCTGGGTTTTGGCGGAGCATGTCCGGATGGGCTCGGAGGCTGTGATACTTTCGCGAACCTTCCATCGTGGCGAGGCAGCAGTGTCTTACGAGAGTCAAGTTCGTCCCCTTCGGCTGGCAGAGAGGGAGCTTCAGGCGCGGACCGCTCATCAGATGGAGGCTGACCGTTTGCGGACTCGTGAGGCGATTGAGGTGATTGCCCTGGGTATGGAGCATGCCGCGTGA
- the gcvPA gene encoding aminomethyl-transferring glycine dehydrogenase subunit GcvPA — protein sequence MAQAPIGFNVHTGSDVQAMLEVMGLHSVEQLFADVPAEVRLRRELNLPPALSEWALLRDVRAMADMNATVRSHASFLGGGAYEHYIPSVVDAIVSRGEFLTAYTPYQPEMSQGLLQALFEFQVLVGRLLGQECVNCSVYDGATALAESCWMMCSASGKRRVVVAQGIWHQYREVLDTYLLPRGVQVDYVNQCPETGMVDTAAIEELVTQGNVAGVALQTPNAMGVIEDVQAVAQICQQHNVLFTVCVNPLLCGWLEAPGKLGADIVVCEGQPLGLPLAAGGPYVGIIACAKPLERYLPGRLVGRVHDLNGKLGYALVKEDREQHVARDKATSHICSNQALNAIRVAIHLACLGETNFMRIAQVNVALASQLRELLTALPSVKVLRSGVHFNEFTIELPVPAVVFCRRMRSEGIFAGMPVSETLAGHDRGLLVAVTETKTMADLEAYAVQARSCLQES from the coding sequence ATGGCGCAAGCGCCCATCGGATTTAACGTGCACACGGGCTCGGATGTTCAAGCCATGCTGGAAGTGATGGGGCTTCATTCGGTTGAGCAACTTTTTGCCGATGTGCCCGCCGAGGTGCGCTTGCGACGCGAACTCAATCTGCCTCCCGCACTCAGTGAGTGGGCCCTTCTGCGTGATGTGCGAGCCATGGCTGACATGAATGCCACGGTGCGGTCTCACGCGAGTTTTCTGGGCGGCGGAGCTTACGAGCACTATATTCCTTCGGTAGTGGATGCCATCGTTTCGCGCGGGGAGTTTCTGACGGCGTACACGCCGTACCAGCCCGAGATGAGCCAGGGGCTGCTGCAAGCCCTGTTTGAGTTCCAGGTGTTGGTCGGACGTCTATTGGGACAGGAGTGCGTGAACTGCTCTGTCTACGACGGCGCGACGGCGTTGGCAGAGTCGTGTTGGATGATGTGCTCGGCGAGTGGCAAGCGTCGTGTGGTGGTCGCTCAAGGGATTTGGCACCAATACCGCGAGGTGCTGGACACATACCTCCTGCCCCGTGGAGTTCAGGTGGACTATGTGAACCAGTGCCCGGAAACAGGCATGGTGGACACGGCCGCGATTGAAGAGCTGGTCACCCAGGGGAATGTGGCTGGTGTTGCTCTCCAGACTCCCAACGCCATGGGTGTGATTGAAGACGTGCAGGCCGTTGCGCAGATATGTCAACAGCACAATGTGCTGTTCACGGTGTGCGTCAACCCTTTGTTGTGCGGCTGGCTTGAAGCACCAGGCAAGCTAGGTGCCGATATCGTGGTCTGCGAAGGCCAGCCGCTGGGCCTACCCCTTGCGGCAGGTGGTCCCTACGTCGGCATCATCGCCTGCGCCAAACCGCTGGAGCGTTATTTGCCGGGCCGTTTGGTGGGGCGCGTGCATGACCTGAACGGCAAACTCGGCTATGCACTCGTCAAGGAAGACCGTGAGCAGCATGTCGCACGCGACAAGGCCACCAGCCACATCTGCTCGAACCAGGCACTCAATGCGATCCGAGTCGCCATTCACCTGGCGTGTCTTGGCGAGACCAATTTCATGCGCATCGCGCAGGTCAACGTCGCATTGGCCTCGCAGTTGCGCGAATTGTTGACAGCCCTGCCCAGCGTGAAGGTGTTGCGCAGCGGTGTGCACTTCAATGAATTCACCATCGAGCTGCCGGTGCCTGCTGTTGTGTTTTGCCGGCGCATGCGTAGCGAGGGTATTTTTGCCGGGATGCCTGTGAGCGAGACTCTCGCTGGCCATGACCGTGGCCTGCTTGTGGCCGTTACAGAGACGAAAACAATGGCTGACCTCGAAGCCTATGCAGTGCAGGCGCGTTCCTGCCTGCAGGAGTCCTGA
- a CDS encoding lipid II flippase MurJ encodes MFLKAGLLSLTLLLASRVLGVLRETALAAAFGSSGMADVVIVMLTLPDWLAGVLVSGALAYVLLPQWAKESAVQRDATQNRVARRLLLMAVVLAVAMFVTQIPLGALLVPGVPSSLQDAASRAVAWSALALPAAMLAGLWATRLQHERDFVGLYSANLVVNGVLIGALFFVGAQGMGSASGQVLGIFLLMAVLMRLLWQGWRLRPFRNHSGLPATGASVLLPSWRVWMWATLGAGLPLTLPFVARSLASGAGEGALATFNYAWKLVELPLVLAIQLVASLAFPAIARAHAVQAGTDDKGMDGMTAAVRTALALAWSLACAAAAALQVGAPAIASLLFGWGRMQDSAVGQIAAWGTVGAWGLLPQALLAIALTVLATMGRMRFAVLAYALALAVLASATVVGLTSGEALMWTLNVSFSVAAVVAWSAVGASAVRRWAPASALLAPLLVLLVVASLAHWSGRADGTAVHARSMGREQVQALVLSVFAALTVMASGWLSGLGLRQVFRT; translated from the coding sequence ATGTTTCTCAAAGCTGGCCTGCTCTCGCTGACGTTGCTACTTGCCAGCCGGGTGCTCGGTGTGTTGCGCGAGACTGCACTAGCCGCTGCGTTCGGCAGTTCTGGCATGGCCGATGTGGTGATTGTCATGCTGACTTTGCCTGATTGGCTGGCCGGTGTTCTGGTCAGTGGCGCGTTGGCCTATGTACTTTTGCCACAGTGGGCCAAAGAGTCGGCGGTGCAGAGGGACGCAACGCAAAATCGGGTTGCCCGGCGCTTGTTGTTGATGGCTGTTGTACTGGCCGTTGCAATGTTCGTTACCCAGATTCCTTTGGGCGCTTTGCTGGTGCCTGGTGTGCCGTCTTCACTGCAGGACGCGGCAAGTCGTGCCGTGGCCTGGAGTGCGTTGGCTTTGCCCGCCGCCATGCTCGCTGGCCTTTGGGCAACGCGGCTACAGCATGAGCGCGATTTTGTCGGCCTTTACAGTGCGAACCTCGTGGTGAACGGCGTGCTTATTGGCGCGCTGTTTTTTGTGGGCGCGCAGGGCATGGGGTCGGCCTCGGGGCAGGTGCTTGGCATTTTCTTGTTGATGGCCGTGCTCATGAGGCTTCTGTGGCAAGGCTGGCGTTTGCGCCCGTTTCGTAACCACTCCGGGTTGCCTGCGACTGGGGCGTCGGTCTTGTTACCAAGCTGGCGCGTATGGATGTGGGCCACTTTGGGGGCGGGCCTGCCTTTGACCTTGCCTTTTGTGGCGAGATCCTTGGCTTCGGGGGCTGGAGAAGGGGCTTTAGCCACTTTTAACTACGCCTGGAAGTTGGTGGAGTTGCCTTTGGTGCTGGCTATTCAGTTGGTGGCTTCGTTGGCCTTTCCCGCGATTGCCAGAGCCCATGCCGTGCAGGCAGGTACGGATGACAAGGGTATGGACGGAATGACTGCTGCCGTGCGGACGGCGCTCGCACTGGCTTGGTCACTGGCGTGCGCGGCAGCTGCAGCCCTCCAGGTCGGAGCGCCGGCGATTGCTTCCTTGTTGTTTGGCTGGGGGCGCATGCAGGATTCAGCAGTGGGGCAGATTGCAGCTTGGGGGACTGTGGGGGCGTGGGGATTGTTGCCGCAAGCGCTGCTGGCCATTGCTTTGACAGTGTTGGCGACGATGGGACGTATGCGATTCGCGGTACTGGCCTATGCACTGGCTCTGGCTGTGCTGGCGTCTGCGACTGTTGTGGGGCTGACATCCGGAGAGGCGCTCATGTGGACCTTGAACGTCAGTTTTTCGGTGGCAGCTGTAGTGGCCTGGAGTGCAGTAGGCGCATCTGCAGTGCGTCGCTGGGCGCCGGCATCAGCTCTGTTGGCACCGCTTCTGGTGCTGTTGGTCGTGGCTTCGCTGGCTCATTGGTCAGGACGAGCAGATGGTACTGCTGTACACGCTCGGAGTATGGGGCGCGAACAGGTTCAAGCGCTTGTATTGTCTGTATTCGCTGCTCTCACTGTGATGGCGTCTGGCTGGCTTTCTGGTCTTGGTTTGCGTCAGGTCTTCCGGACATAA
- a CDS encoding sugar transferase — protein MKRLMDIWLSLTALVLLSPLLLATTVACVIGDGFPVLFRQVRVGLNGREYRMYKFRSMVRDASAVGPHFTDGAGDPRITRVGRFLRRTSIDELPQLLNVLKGDMSLVGPRPDLPVQRSLYSEHQWIERCSVRPGITGLAQALFRSEATHEQRLAADLRYAREASVWLDIRILFWTIKRLGGQAAN, from the coding sequence GTGAAGCGTCTGATGGATATCTGGTTGTCTCTGACAGCTCTGGTTTTGCTCAGTCCGCTTTTGTTGGCCACAACCGTGGCCTGTGTCATTGGCGATGGCTTTCCGGTGTTGTTTCGGCAGGTGCGCGTGGGGTTGAATGGGCGCGAGTACCGTATGTACAAATTCCGCAGCATGGTGCGTGATGCCAGTGCCGTTGGGCCACATTTCACGGATGGAGCTGGCGATCCTCGCATTACGCGAGTTGGACGCTTTCTGCGCCGTACCAGCATTGACGAATTGCCCCAACTTCTGAACGTCTTAAAAGGCGATATGAGTCTTGTCGGACCACGTCCCGACTTGCCTGTCCAGCGCAGTCTTTACTCTGAGCATCAATGGATTGAACGCTGCAGTGTGCGTCCGGGTATTACCGGGCTGGCGCAAGCCCTGTTTCGATCCGAAGCGACCCATGAGCAGCGGCTCGCAGCGGATTTGCGTTATGCCCGCGAGGCGAGCGTTTGGCTAGATATTCGTATTTTGTTCTGGACCATCAAGCGGCTCGGGGGTCAAGCCGCAAACTAG
- the lysS gene encoding lysine--tRNA ligase: MSDNNTSHPAVAPQDENQLIAERREKLRALREVQANGGGVAFPNNFKPGHKAAQLHVEHVNATNESFEATPVSVSVAGRMMLKRVMGKASFATVQDGSLGEVGGRIQLYVTRDALGEDLYAAFKHWDLGDIVGAEGTLMKTKTGELSVKVTSLRLLTKSLRPLPDKFHGMADQEQKYRQRYVDLITDEHARKRFMARSKAVSGLREFMVSHGFLEVETPMLHPIPGGANAKPFVTHHNALEQEMYLRIAPELYLKRLIVGGFERVFEINRSYRNEGISVRHNPEFTMMEFYAAYWNYLDLMDFTETLIREVALKATGSLQMTYQGRAVDLTQPFARLTIREAIFQYTEAGAHVDDAAWLISALKKLGLNEEKNKLSTRTLASLQVLYFEETVEDKLWQPTFIMEHPTEISPLARANDTRPEVTERFELYITGREFGNGFSELNDAEDQAARFHAQVAAKDSGDDEAMFYDHDFVRALEYGMPPTGGCGIGIDRLMMLLTDSPSIRDVILFPALRRES, from the coding sequence ATGTCTGACAACAATACATCTCATCCCGCTGTCGCACCCCAGGACGAAAACCAGCTCATCGCCGAGCGCCGCGAAAAACTCCGCGCTCTGCGTGAAGTTCAGGCCAACGGGGGTGGCGTTGCCTTTCCGAACAACTTCAAACCCGGCCACAAAGCAGCCCAGCTGCACGTGGAGCACGTCAACGCTACGAACGAGTCCTTCGAAGCTACGCCCGTCAGCGTGTCTGTGGCGGGCCGCATGATGCTCAAGCGCGTGATGGGCAAGGCCAGCTTTGCCACGGTTCAGGATGGATCGCTGGGTGAAGTGGGGGGTCGAATTCAGCTGTACGTGACCCGCGATGCCCTGGGCGAAGACCTGTACGCCGCCTTCAAGCACTGGGACCTGGGCGATATCGTGGGTGCCGAGGGCACGCTGATGAAGACCAAGACGGGTGAACTCTCGGTCAAGGTGACGAGCCTGCGCCTGTTGACCAAGAGCCTGCGCCCGCTGCCTGACAAGTTCCATGGCATGGCCGACCAGGAGCAGAAGTACCGCCAGCGCTACGTAGACCTGATCACCGACGAGCACGCCCGCAAGCGCTTCATGGCGCGCAGCAAGGCGGTGAGCGGCCTGCGCGAGTTCATGGTGAGCCACGGCTTTCTCGAAGTCGAAACGCCCATGCTGCACCCCATCCCGGGCGGGGCCAATGCCAAGCCTTTTGTGACGCACCACAACGCGCTGGAGCAGGAGATGTACCTGCGCATCGCGCCCGAGCTGTACCTCAAGCGCCTGATCGTGGGTGGCTTCGAGCGCGTGTTCGAGATCAACCGCAGCTACCGCAACGAAGGTATCTCGGTTCGCCACAACCCCGAGTTCACCATGATGGAGTTCTATGCGGCGTACTGGAACTACCTGGACCTGATGGACTTCACCGAGACGCTGATCCGAGAGGTGGCCCTCAAGGCCACAGGTTCGCTGCAGATGACCTACCAGGGCCGTGCCGTGGACCTGACGCAGCCATTTGCCCGCCTGACCATCCGTGAAGCCATCTTCCAGTACACCGAGGCCGGCGCCCATGTGGACGACGCAGCGTGGCTCATCAGCGCGCTCAAGAAACTGGGCCTGAACGAAGAGAAGAACAAGCTATCGACCCGCACGCTGGCCAGCCTGCAGGTGCTGTACTTTGAAGAAACGGTGGAAGACAAGCTCTGGCAGCCCACGTTCATCATGGAGCACCCCACAGAGATCTCGCCCCTGGCGCGTGCCAATGACACCCGCCCCGAGGTCACAGAGCGGTTTGAGCTGTACATCACCGGCCGCGAGTTCGGAAACGGTTTCAGCGAGCTGAACGACGCCGAAGACCAGGCTGCACGCTTCCACGCCCAGGTGGCCGCCAAGGACAGTGGTGACGATGAAGCCATGTTCTACGACCACGACTTCGTGCGCGCGCTGGAATACGGGATGCCTCCCACGGGGGGTTGCGGGATCGGCATTGACCGACTCATGATGCTGCTGACCGACAGCCCCAGCATCCGCGACGTGATCCTGTTCCCCGCATTGCGCCGCGAGTCCTGA